The window TGACTAGATTGGAGAACACTGGATCCTCTATCCACTTGGGAAGCTTCGAACCTCTGTAAAACAGTATTGCCAACTCTTTCAAGTTAGTGTGGGGCTGGAGAAATTCAAGCACGTTCTCCATTCTCTTCACCTCTTCATCCAACAGATTACGAGATTCAATCTTGTAGTTGAAGGATAGAGTATGAAGGTGCTGCTTCTTATTCAGTTCTGCCTCTCTAGCTTCGTCCCTGCTCCTGTTTTTGTCCAAGCCGGTAATCCGAAGACTTCCTTGAAGATGATTGAGGTGTTTCAGTTCTCCACATTTACATCCTTCGTTGCCACCCCCAACAATGAACTTTGAAACTGTCCGAAGGCTAGTTAGTCTCCCTATACCCTGCGGTAAGTACCTCAGATCATATGAATTTTCCAATTCTAGATGTCTCAGGCTGATCAGTTTCCTCAGACCTCTAGGCAGTTTTCTTAGATTATAACAGCCATTGACTCTCAAGGTCTGTAAATTTCTGCAATTAGTCACCTCCTCTGGCAACTCTTCTATGCATGTGCGAGACAAATCAAGAAATCTCAAGTGTTTCAACTGTCCCACCATTGGAGACAATTTCATAATGCTGGTGTTACTCAAGTCCAATGCCCTAAGGCATCTCCAATGATTAAATAAAATTTGTGGCACCACGGAGATTCTTGTGTGAAGTAGCAACGTTCGCAACTTAGAGGCCTTGTACAAGGTGTCGGACATGAAAGCCACTGCATCAGCTTCAACACTGACAGTTACTGTAGAATGGCGCACATTGTTTAGTTTCAACATTGCATCAGCTTCACTCAACTCCAATGCTTGCTTTCTGTTCTCCACCACTGAACACTCACTTCCTGCAACAGAATGTGCAAGATcatgaactaaatcatgcatcttgcaaCTGACTATGTTCTTGTCACGGTCGAGTTTTGCATCTTGGAGCAACGAGCGTCTTAGTAAATCTTCAAAATACAGTCCACCAATTTCCTCCATGTCTTGACTTCCCTTGGAGCAGATGAAACCTTGTGCCACCCATAGCTTGACTATCCTATCCTTCTCTATCCAACTATCTTTTGGGAAAATAGAGCAATACACAAAGCACTGCTTCAGAGCTGGAGGTAAATCATGGTAGCTTAGTAACAAAGCCGGTAAAATACCTCCCAAGATATCACCCGAGTTCCATATCTTGCTTTCCAACACAAGCTCCCACTCCCTTCTCGTCCTTCTCCACCACATGGCACAGCCTATTGTCTTTGTGGAGAGAGGCAACCCCTCACAATTGTTTACAATTTCCCTTCCAATCTCTTCCAACTCTGGACGCTCTTCTGCATTCCGATTTTCGAACGCTCCACGGCTGAACAATAACCAGCAATCGTCTTCGGATAAGGCCGCCAGTTTGTATATGTGAGTGCTTCGCATCGCCCCTGCAACCTTTTCACTGCGAGTGGTAATGACAATTCGACTCCCTAATGCACCGGCTTGAAAGGGAAGTCTCAGTTTGTCCCACTTCTCTCTATCGTCACTCCAAATGTCATCAAGCACAAGCAAGAATCGCTTTGCTTGCAACTTTTCACTGAGACGAATTTGCAACAGGTCCAGGTCTAGATCCTCACAACCAGACCCATCTGCAGATTCTATGATTGATTTTGTAACCCGTTTCACATCAAAATCGTCTGAAACACACACCCACATTCTCTTGTGGAAATGCCCCTTGACTTTCTCATCATTGTAGGTGAGCTGAGCAAGGGTGGTTTTGCCCATGCCCCCCATCCCAACAATAGAAATGACAAAGGGCACCTCATTTACCTCCTGCAGCAGCAAGTCTATGACTTCATTTTTTTCACGTTCTCTACCTATAATTGACTTTGGGTCGAGGAGAGAGCCTATCTCTCGCTCTCTCATCCCACCCTGCCTCACTTCAGTATACACCCTCTCACTCACTCCACTATTTATCATAATAAAACGAAATTGGCTCATCTCTTTGGCGATATCATCTAATCTACCCCTCACCTCCTTTATCCTACTCCCAATTTTGTGGCGTAACATGACACGATTGAAGCAAGTAACAGGCGAGAGGAAGCTTCTTACATTCTTCTTGCTGAAACAGGATCCATCACCTTCATCGGCTGCTTTTGATATGAGAGCGTCCGTCATCCATTCATCCAGTATATCATCCACGTCGTAGGCTACATCTTTCACCTTCTCTAACCATGTCTTCACTGCTCTGTCCTTCACACGCCGAGACTCAGCATCTTCAAGCACAGCTTGAATGGAGGTGAATGTACTGGAAAGTTTTTCGACCTCATTGGTGACACCCACCAACAAAGCCACCTCACCCTGGAGGATGGTGTTCAATTTCTCCACAGCCATCGAGACTAGCGAATcaaccatgttttttttttttttttttttttgggggggggggggggggggggggtgggaagaaagaaaaaatttaaGTTCAAAGAGGTTTAGAAATAGAAAATGGGAAGGACTTTGAAGATAtggaattgagagagagagagagagagagagagagagagagagagagatgcaaatgTTGTTATGCAGTTATTGGTAAAAATGAATGCACATTTTATAGCAAATGTTTGATAAAAAAGAGTGTTGTTTGGTCTACTCTTTATTCCAAGATTGATACAAAACCTTCCCTCCACTTCCAACTTTGATTACTTCTTCCAATTAAGGAATGGAATAATATTATCTCTACGCAACCATATGCATATATTCTTAGCtttcacaagtgtggcccatggcTTGAACAATCCGGACTGTTGATCTCATGTCTTCCACCATGCCCacaagaaaatccaccatcagattTTCTGAACCCTTTTTTGGATTCCAAGGGACGGACGGTTAAGAAAAGGACAGTGGAAATGGTGCCCATCCAACTCTAAGTGTTGGTAATGTGGGTAGGGGCATGGCCAATCATCCTCAATGAAaacccatttgatcaatggctggTGTaatgacccatgggccccacttgaaccAACTGATGCTTTGGAAAGAGGTTTTCACAGCATCCGTTGGTTGAGGTTCTTCTTCCAAAGTAGAACACGTCACAAAGAATAACATGTGATCAAGGTAAGACAAGATGCTGCAAGGAAGGAATTCCTTTTAACCAGTGCACCAAAGATCCATTCCTCCATCAATAAGAAATGGTTTGTTATACTTGGGTGGGAATCCCAAcatatatttcaaaatagattttagaaaatttaaaacttGATATGCTATTGGATTCCCGCCAATTAACCTTCCATTGATCATTGGGAAAGTTTAAAGTATCGACCAAAATGCTATTGGGCTCCTACCTGGCTTTGTGTGATTAGTTTCTCCCACAAAATGAAAATTCTAATTTCAATCAGCATGCCCACGCACCCGGAAAGGTGGGCTTACCGAGGGTAAAGGACATTGCAGGATAAAAGTACAAGCTCTTTATAACTTGAAATGCTGAAAATATCTTGCTTGCGATGCACAAACTTTCGGAAGTCATCTCAATGGGCTGGATCAAAGCCCACGTCCTGACACTAAAGGCCCAAGGCCTGAGCCTGGAAATTTCGGTTGGGCTCCTAACAAATTGATAAATTTCTCACTTGAATGTTCTTAGTTCatccgttgatcaagtgggccacacatgtatgccTATTGTCAACATAGATGTGTTTCCTAGCCAGTATTGGAGTGACATATTTGTGGGATATAACATTGGAGTAACACATGCACATAcaaagtcaagtcgagtcg of the Magnolia sinica isolate HGM2019 chromosome 7, MsV1, whole genome shotgun sequence genome contains:
- the LOC131250830 gene encoding putative disease resistance protein RGA3, coding for MVDSLVSMAVEKLNTILQGEVALLVGVTNEVEKLSSTFTSIQAVLEDAESRRVKDRAVKTWLEKVKDVAYDVDDILDEWMTDALISKAADEGDGSCFSKKNVRSFLSPVTCFNRVMLRHKIGSRIKEVRGRLDDIAKEMSQFRFIMINSGVSERVYTEVRQGGMREREIGSLLDPKSIIGREREKNEVIDLLLQEVNEVPFVISIVGMGGMGKTTLAQLTYNDEKVKGHFHKRMWVCVSDDFDVKRVTKSIIESADGSGCEDLDLDLLQIRLSEKLQAKRFLLVLDDIWSDDREKWDKLRLPFQAGALGSRIVITTRSEKVAGAMRSTHIYKLAALSEDDCWLLFSRGAFENRNAEERPELEEIGREIVNNCEGLPLSTKTIGCAMWWRRTRREWELVLESKIWNSGDILGGILPALLLSYHDLPPALKQCFVYCSIFPKDSWIEKDRIVKLWVAQGFICSKGSQDMEEIGGLYFEDLLRRSLLQDAKLDRDKNIVSCKMHDLVHDLAHSVAGSECSVVENRKQALELSEADAMLKLNNVRHSTVTVSVEADAVAFMSDTLYKASKLRTLLLHTRISVVPQILFNHWRCLRALDLSNTSIMKLSPMVGQLKHLRFLDLSRTCIEELPEEVTNCRNLQTLRVNGCYNLRKLPRGLRKLISLRHLELENSYDLRYLPQGIGRLTSLRTVSKFIVGGGNEGCKCGELKHLNHLQGSLRITGLDKNRSRDEAREAELNKKQHLHTLSFNYKIESRNLLDEEVKRMENVLEFLQPHTNLKELAILFYRGSKLPKWIEDPVFSNLVSITLLFCEECKQLPGLGKLPSLKYLQIGGTRKVRKVGVEFSGVDNNDGSGGVVSFPKLETLIFWDMINWEEWELRGGDGEVMPSLLQLEIFDCPKLKELPSNLPPLQELQIHSCPLLEERYGGGVEERDKIVQISNISIDL